In a genomic window of Scyliorhinus torazame isolate Kashiwa2021f chromosome 5, sScyTor2.1, whole genome shotgun sequence:
- the LOC140418911 gene encoding uncharacterized protein, with amino-acid sequence MFLKPSGLLGHLGGHLKNQPYCCGLESCRPDQGVRRGRFKIRKLKASITSGSERVLNLSYPEYHHTLNMEGKSTVHSEEKSYACCVCGRGFSRSSGLTSNKCSHTEEKPWKCADCGRGFTYPSKLETHRRSHTGERPFTCSKCGKGFTQASNLMKHKRVHTGERPFTCSQCGKGFINSTNRLTHQRIHTGERPFTCSECGKGFTHVANLLRHQRIHTGERPFTCSKCGKGFTQTSDLQEHQRIHTGERPFQCPDCGKCFKSSGELMLHQRVHTDERPFRCSHCGTGFRRSTQLTVHQRIHTGERLFTCSECGKGFTQSSVLLNHQRIHTGERPFTCSECGKGFTQSSSLLRHQRGHKPQ; translated from the coding sequence ggtgttcgaaggggacgcTTCAAAATCCGGAAACTCAaagcaagcatcacatcaggatctgagagagtcctcaatttatcatatcctgaatatcatcatactttgaacatggaaggaaaaagcaccgttcacagtgaggagaaatcgtacgcgtgttgtgtgtgtggacgaggattcagtcgatcatcaggcctcacaagcaacaaatgcagtcacactgaggagaaaccgtggaaatgtgcggactgtgggagaggattcacttacccatccaagctggaaactcatcgacgcagtcacactggggagagaccattcacctgctccaagtgtgggaagggattcactcaggcatccaacctgatgaaacacaagcgagttcacactggggagaggccgttcacctgctctcagtgtgggaagggattcattaattcaaCCAATCGGCTgacacaccagagaattcacactggggagagaccattcacctgctccgagtgtgggaagggattcactcacgtagccaacctgctgagacaccagcgaattcacactggggagagaccattcacctgctccaagtgtgggaaaggattcactcaaacATCCGACCTGCAggagcaccagcgaattcacactggggagagaccgttccaatgtcccgactgcgggaagtgctttaaaagttctggggaactgatgctccatcaacgtgttcacactgacgagagaccgtttagatgctctcactgtgggactgggttcaggcgatcaactcagctcactgtacatcagcgaattcacactggggagaggctattcacctgttcagagtgtgggaagggattcactcagtcatccgttctgctgaatcaccagcgaattcacactggagagagaccgttcacctgttcagagtgtgggaagggattcactcagtcatcctctctactgagacaccaacgaggccacaaaccACAGTGA